The stretch of DNA AATTCACTTGATCAACAGACGCACACAACCAAAATTTATTACCATAACTACATTTTCTAGTGCTCAATAAACTAAAGAGTTCTTATGTAAAGATGCAAACAATAAGTAGGAAAAAGAACCCGGAAGCAACTACTTGGTATATAcataaaaacaaattcaatCACCATTTCTACAATCAAATTATAATGTACAAAAATCCAATTTCTTTTGGACTACACAAAGGGCAACACTGTTGGAAATATAGTCTCACCCTATATATACCAAATTGCTCACACTGAAGGGTAAAATTGAACCAAAAAACTGCAAGCTTCAAGAAATAAAACCAAAACTAATTCTTGAAGAAACCAATCCATCAAAATAATAGAAACCTGACCTGACTACCATTAGCCAAGAGCCCAAGACACGGTGTCGATGAGGCTAGAAAGAAACTCAAATTCCCATTGccgaagaaaaaaaacacttatAACAACATAAATAAGAAACTTGCAACTCTTTTGTCTTGCTCAAAATCACCTCTCTCGGTATCAATCAGAATTGCTAGAGCTTGAACTGGAACTGGAACTAGATTTCCTACTGTGAGATTTTTTCTTATTACTAGAGCTGCTGCCGCCGGATACATTTTCCAATTTATCAACTGGAGTCCAGCTCATTTCTTCAGCACTGGTTGATGCATCAAAGGATTCATTCAACTTTTCCGAGTCAAATTCATTTGCTTCTATTTTGACTGAAACATCTTCTGTGTCCAAATTTTCTGGCAGCTTCTCTTGATTATCTTTGGAAATTTGAACTAAAGCAACATCAATATCTTCCAGGGATCTGGCTTCAATAACTTGAAGATCTGAATTAACTTCCACATGATCTTGAGATTCTGCGCTAACAAGCTGATCCTTAATTGTACGAGGAAGAATGAGATCGTTAACATCAACTCCTTCTTGAAGTTGCTTAAAAGCTAAGTCAATATCTTCAAGGGATCGTGCTTCAAGGACTGGTATGTCCTGCACAACCTCCTCTGTCTTTACATCCTCATCATGCACAATGTTGGTATGAGGTGATACACCAGCATCACCAACACTAAAATCCCCAACTGCATCCAATTCTGACAAAAATTCCTCATCAATTTCCTTCATGTAATCAAATTCGTTGACATTTTTTTCAGTATTCGGAGACAAGTAGCCCTCTGCTGAAGGAACTAAGTTTTGTTGTGCTTCATTTTGGTCTTCGTTCNNNNNNNNNNNNNNNNNNNNNNNNNNNNNNNNNNNNNNNNNNNNNNNNNNNNNNNNNNNNNNNNNNNNNNNNNNNNNNNNNNNNNNNNNNNNNNNNNNNNNNNNNNNNNNNNNNNNNNNNNNNNNNNNNNNNNNNNNNNNNNNNNNNNNNNNNNNNNNNNNNNNNNNNNNNNNNNNNNNNNNNNNNNNNNNNNNNNNNNNNNNNNNNNNNNNNNNNNNNNNNNNNNNNNNNNNNNNNNNNNNNNNNNNNNNNNNNNNNNNNNNNNNNNNNNNNNNNNNNNNNNNNCACGACGCTTATAAACATACGAATCCACTTCACTAGTGGGTGAACGGAATTCAGGGGTATCAGAATTTTCAGAAGTCGCAGAAGAGATATTAGCAGGAATTTCATCTAACGCATCGTGTAATTCTCCAACTCCATTATTGTATGTGCCAGCATCTGGTGAAGGTTCTACCTTAATATCATCAGAACTCTGCAGAATGTGAAAAAATTTATGATCAATCTTTTTAGCTTATTTAGATTCTTAGATCAATATCCTCACTTTATACCAAACAAACGAAAAGCCAGCAGAGCTGTTATGAGCATTAGATGAAAACAGATCAAAACAACAGAACAAATTAACCGTGCATACAATCATGTGAATGTAGAAATAGTCACAAAGAAAACACAGTTTGAACAATTACTTCTTTAATAGCAACAACTGTACATGGAATTTATGGGAAATTggaggaaaatattattttttcttcttccccCCTATAATGGAGAATTTGAAAGACTGTTGAATTAAAAGTGTTAGGATGAAATTAAGATGGATAAAAATAGACCTGCATGGACCTATACAGCCAACCTGTTTTTGAGAGTACAACAGTTCCTGAGAATGACAATTTTAAAGGCAAGTACTGATAAATAGCATGCCAGATCCCGTATATGTTTATCTGCTAAGATCAGTTTCTAATCGTAGAGTATCTTAGGGCCTGTTTACTTTCCATATTTCCCGCATTCATATTCACTTCAACTAATAACTATAAGAGAATAATAAACATCAAATATTTTCCTCACCGTTTTCTTTTACGATTATTTAGAACATATCTATCATTtcagaaattttgaaaaagcaAAAACACTGTTTTCATTGTTTCTAAAAATGAATTCTTCCTAGCTTGTCTTCCATCTTCTCTCTATCACAGTTTTTTATTACATGAGCCTTCCATCTCCTTgttagtaatttaaaataaacacaaattttagaaaatagaaaCTGAAAAATGCCTTTAGAAAGTAAACAGGCCCTCAAAGGATCAGTTTGCATATTACTCAGGTCATTATCGTTGCTTATGTCCTAATTTCCCTTTTTATTTAGGATTGAAGTCTTATATCCCTATAAATAGAGGTTAAacatgattatatttttttttctttattctttttctctttcttttatttaaaactcaTAACTTCAACAAGAATATTATTGGTCGGAGGAACAACTACAAAGTtttccaattttaaaattgaatatgaaaataattgtttctacgaaaaaaatttaaagctGTATATATCTTTTCCTCATTATGTGATTTTCCTTAAACATATGGAAACTTAAAGCCAAAGAAGTTCAAGGAATGAATTATTTGACTTACCGGACTTTCATCATGATCACTGGAAGATCGTGCATCCACCAATTTATCAGAGCTTGACAGATGGTTCTCCGAGTTAGAGGGAGACTCAACATCAATTTCATGTTGGTTATCGGAGGTGAAAGAAACTGTATTCTGATCCAAATCTTGGTGGATATCGGTGTTACCGTGCTCCATGGAACTTGACAAGAAGATTTTATCATGTTCAACTGGAAATATGTGTACCTCATTTGACGAATTTTCCTCTAAATGTTTTGTTTCTTCAGAATGCAAATCAGCAATTGGTGCTTGTCCAGCTACTGGTGAGAACTGTGAATCCCCTGCTGCATGCAAAGATGAACTATTATAAGGTATATGGTGTGCATCAGAAGCCACCGAATCCAGCATTTCATCTTCGTCTTCATCTTGGACTGAAACAGACATATCTGCATTATCAAGTCTTGATACTTCATTCGGCAGTGTGTCTTCCTCCACATACTCATTATCTGATAGATGTAACTTTTCAGAAGCCATTTGATAGTTTGAATCTGGAGATTCTACATTGTCTTGATGAAGCATTTCGAAATCAGCAAATATGTTGTTGTCTATATCATGTTCATGAACTAAGCCTGAATCAGTTACACCCTTTTCTGATCCAATATCCGAAGAAAAATTTGAATCCACAGAAATGCGGGCACCAACAAACTCGGAAATTGTAGATCCATTTTgatcaaaaaaatttgttacaACCGCAGGTATCTCCTCTGCAGTAACGTTATGTTGATCTATATCTTCAGATTTCTCAGACCTTGTTTCAATTTTTACTTCATCACGCAGTTCGTAAGAGGCCGCTTGAGTTTTCTCATGATCAGAAGAATTATCCTCCAATCTGTCATTGTGCACCTCAGACTCTTCATCAGCAACATCAGCAGAAGTATTGACTGAGACAGGAGGCAATGTCCTCTCAGAAAACTCTGTTGCTGAATCAGAAGAGACGGAAGAAAAAGATATGAGCTTTTCTGCTGCAGGTGGACTAGAATCATAAACTGGTTCTACTTGTTGAGTGTCTTCAACCTCACCACTTAAATGATGGAAGTTGGATTCCTCAACTGAAGCTTGTGTTGAAATTCTAGATTCTGGGACGTGAACATCTTCATGCTGCAAATTTGAAGTTTTTTCAAATTCCTCATCAGGCACGTCATCGATAACTTCTGATCGTGAAGACTGGCTTGATCTGCTGCTGCTCCCCTCAACACTTGGTTCCCTTCTCAAAATTGTTTCCACATCATTGAACTCCTCATCGATTTCAACCTCTCCCGTTGCAGGATAGAATTCCATCTCAATAGGATCTTCCACCCCACCCAGCACTATTTCAACTTCGTCATGAGAAACATTTCTCTCCTCAGCTTGTATCATCTCCACAGATTCATTTTCTTCAGAGGATAAGCTTCCATAATCAGCCTCGTCAGAAATGTGATCCATGTTAGATGTTAACTC from Cicer arietinum cultivar CDC Frontier isolate Library 1 chromosome 3, Cicar.CDCFrontier_v2.0, whole genome shotgun sequence encodes:
- the LOC101513134 gene encoding uncharacterized protein codes for the protein MGSAIEIGIKIRKLVFIPIRGVYRSACNHPFLVGFLGFLLFLYRYFPFLFSILVSASPVLVCTAVLLGTLLSFGQTNVPEFEKEEKVTTHDISSFQTAFLEGETVVSDRDESYFVRGYSERRSDIEESGIEEESLVGEKDDRTEEDRGLLYDSALDDEHLPDVQPEMQVKGDVEREFHSFELGNSKEVHDGNLTSEVVSSDDEAIEKQYVMVQNVNDDIFENEDGKALGGEFDSFKEGDAECSPSSSWKQVENNSDEDDSEDSGSDKAESSSPDASMADIIPMLDELHPLLDVEAPQPASLSRDGSNAASEKSQTSDDDSGESDEDIENRGEVEEDCFDEEEEEMEGGKEDESKSAIKWTEDDQKNLIDLGTLELERNRRLESLIARRMARRKIVEKNLIDLDSADIPCNVAPISVRRNPFDFPDESFATMGLPPIPGSAPSILQPRRNPFDIPYDPNEEKPDLKRDSFQQEFTQFNQKDTFFRRHESFSMGPSVLGISKQERHNFNWKPVFISERMASEGTSYFHRQSSEVSDSKLSSVPDTESVSSGDQDESKSGERDLSPERELTSNMDHISDEADYGSLSSEENESVEMIQAEERNVSHDEVEIVLGGVEDPIEMEFYPATGEVEIDEEFNDVETILRREPSVEGSSSRSSQSSRSEVIDDVPDEEFEKTSNLQHEDVHVPESRISTQASVEESNFHHLSGEVEDTQQVEPVYDSSPPAAEKLISFSSVSSDSATEFSERTLPPVSVNTSADVADEESEVHNDRLEDNSSDHEKTQAASYELRDEVKIETRSEKSEDIDQHNVTAEEIPAVVTNFFDQNGSTISEFVGARISVDSNFSSDIGSEKGVTDSGLVHEHDIDNNIFADFEMLHQDNVESPDSNYQMASEKLHLSDNEYVEEDTLPNEVSRLDNADMSVSVQDEDEDEMLDSVASDAHHIPYNSSSLHAAGDSQFSPVAGQAPIADLHSEETKHLEENSSNEVHIFPVEHDKIFLSSSMEHGNTDIHQDLDQNTVSFTSDNQHEIDVESPSNSENHLSSSDKLVDARSSSDHDESPSSDDIKVEPSPDAGTYNNGVGELHDALDEIPANISSATSENSDTPEFRSPTSEVDSYVYKRXXXXNEDQNEAQQNLVPSAEGYLSPNTEKNVNEFDYMKEIDEEFLSELDAVGDFSVGDAGVSPHTNIVHDEDVKTEEVVQDIPVLEARSLEDIDLAFKQLQEGVDVNDLILPRTIKDQLVSAESQDHVEVNSDLQVIEARSLEDIDVALVQISKDNQEKLPENLDTEDVSVKIEANEFDSEKLNESFDASTSAEEMSWTPVDKLENVSGGSSSSNKKKSHSRKSSSSSSSSSSNSD